A genomic stretch from Aminobacter aminovorans includes:
- a CDS encoding dihydrofolate reductase family protein — MARFFFGMNQSLDGFVDHDRFPYAPGPVLYRRFVDQTQNLAGSLYGRRLYETMRYWDEDQPGWDAEKRAFAAAWRKNPKWVVSRTLKTVGPNARLIGTETEAEIRRLKVELEGEVEVGGPELARCLTEWGLIDEYRIYLHPVVLGHGTPFFASPRPPLRLIDTERFDGDVIRLSYVPA, encoded by the coding sequence ATGGCGCGCTTCTTCTTTGGCATGAACCAGTCCCTGGATGGTTTTGTCGATCACGATCGTTTCCCCTACGCCCCGGGGCCGGTGCTCTATCGCCGGTTCGTCGACCAGACACAGAACCTCGCCGGCAGCCTCTATGGCCGCCGCCTCTATGAGACGATGCGCTACTGGGACGAGGATCAGCCCGGCTGGGATGCGGAAAAGCGCGCCTTTGCAGCGGCGTGGCGCAAGAACCCGAAATGGGTGGTCTCGCGGACGCTGAAGACGGTCGGGCCCAACGCAAGACTGATCGGCACGGAGACCGAAGCGGAAATCCGCCGGCTGAAAGTCGAACTGGAGGGCGAGGTCGAAGTCGGCGGCCCTGAGCTGGCGCGTTGCCTGACCGAATGGGGCCTGATCGACGAATACAGGATCTACCTGCACCCGGTCGTGCTCGGCCACGGCACGCCCTTTTTCGCCAGCCCCCGGCCGCCGCTGCGCCTGATCGACACCGAGCGCTTCGACGGCGATGTCATCCGGCTGAGCTATGTGCCGGCCTGA
- a CDS encoding glycosyltransferase family A protein has product MLAEQIELATIVLCYKASEDVVGAVRSLLDQDLPTEIVVVNSGGGNVDAVLRRAGITVPCIEYPERLYVGAARNRGIDNTKAPFIAFLASDCRACPGWVERRLVRHRSGARAVASAIANSHPRNLVACAGYIGMFMRRLPGLPETMAIRFGASFDRALFDCYGRFDESVPASEDTEFLKRLPPELQPVWEPDVQTIHLNETRLLRLMIDQFRRGIGHGRDMHRILGKSHARIARDVLRQWRPARTLARAGLSGSDLAYVRLSMPIFWLTLAAKACGVLVSQWSADRPHPATSAITARQASPR; this is encoded by the coding sequence GTGCTTGCTGAACAGATCGAACTTGCAACAATTGTGCTTTGCTACAAGGCATCGGAAGACGTCGTCGGCGCCGTGCGCTCATTGCTCGACCAGGACCTGCCGACGGAGATCGTCGTGGTCAATTCCGGCGGCGGCAATGTCGACGCCGTGCTGAGGCGCGCCGGCATCACCGTCCCCTGCATCGAATATCCCGAACGGCTTTATGTCGGGGCGGCGCGCAATCGCGGCATAGACAACACCAAGGCGCCCTTCATTGCCTTCCTTGCCAGTGATTGTCGCGCCTGTCCCGGCTGGGTGGAACGGCGCCTGGTCCGCCACCGCTCCGGCGCGCGCGCAGTGGCGAGCGCCATCGCCAACAGCCACCCGCGCAACCTGGTCGCCTGTGCCGGCTATATCGGCATGTTCATGCGGCGCCTGCCCGGCCTGCCTGAAACCATGGCGATCCGCTTCGGCGCGTCGTTCGACCGCGCGCTGTTCGACTGTTACGGCCGGTTCGACGAATCCGTTCCGGCAAGCGAGGACACCGAGTTCCTGAAACGGCTGCCGCCTGAGCTGCAGCCCGTCTGGGAGCCTGATGTCCAGACCATCCACCTCAACGAAACGCGGCTCCTGCGGCTGATGATCGATCAGTTCCGGCGCGGCATCGGCCATGGCCGCGACATGCACCGGATCCTGGGAAAATCCCATGCCAGGATTGCCCGCGACGTGCTGCGCCAGTGGCGGCCGGCACGAACCCTTGCGCGCGCCGGCCTCAGTGGCAGCGACCTGGCCTATGTCAGGCTGTCGATGCCGATCTTCTGGCTCACCCTGGCCGCCAAGGCCTGTGGCGTGCTGGTGTCGCAATGGTCTGCCGACAGGCCACATCCAGCCACCTCAGCCATCACCGCGCGACAGGCCTCCCCTCGATGA